The genomic DNA GTGGATCTCTGCTATCCTGCCCGTGTAGAAGAGGACGCGCTCGGTGAGTGTGGTCTTCCCCGAGTCGATGTGCGCCGAGATTCCGATGTTGCGGATTCTTTCATTGGGAACGATACCAGAGGAGCACGACCGGCAACTGTTAATCAACACCTATAAAATGAAAAAAGAGACTGCATTCAGATAAGTTTCTCTCTACTTCCATCCCTTCTCATCTGTCCTATTCTAACATCTTGGGTTATTTTTTTCTTACCTTTTTTAATGTCAGTGTTCCCCGTTTCCTTAAATGTGTTTGACCCAAGGTTAGTCCTGCTTTTAGAAGTCGCATTTTGTTGGTGGACAGAACCGGTTAAGCTCCGTTTACACAACCCCCCCACTGGATGTCAGTCAATCCGTGAAAGTCACGGCACCGCAAGACCGTTCGTTGTGAAACATTACTTCCTGGACTACGACAACTCTGAAGAGTCAAACTTGCGGATCAACAAATCCGCTTTGCCAAGCTCAACAGTGACGCACATTGGCAAGGCGAAAATGCGTGCCAGTTCCCCTCCCCCCATTTTGACATAAAAATTATGAAATTACACACATGGGataatgtagtaaacaaaaaagttatattttagattctttaatgtagccaccctttgccttgacagctttgcacacttttggcattccttcaaccagcttcacctggaatgcttttccaacagtcttaaaagagttcccacatatgctgagcacatgttggctgcttttccttcactttgcggtccatctcatcccaaaccatctcaattgggttgaggtccggtgattgtggaggccaggtcatctgatgcagcaatcaatcactctccttcttggtcaaatagcccttacagagcctggaggtgtgttgggtcattgtcctattgaaaaacaaatgatagtcccactaagcgaaaaccagatgggagtgcgtatcgctgcaaaatgctgtggtagctatgctggttaagtgtcttaaattataaataaatcacagacggtgtcaccagcaaagcacccccacaccatcacacctcctcctccatgcttcacggtgggaaccacacgtgcggagatcatccgttcacctactctgcgtctcacaaagacacggcagttggaactaaaaatcacaaatttggacacatcagaccaagggacagatttccaccggtctaagcaagtctcttcttattattggtgttctttggtagtggtttctttgcagcaattcgaccatgaaggcctgattcacgcagtctcctctgaacagttgatgttgagatgtgtctgttacctgaactctgtgaagcatttttagggcagcaatttctgaggctggcaactctaatgaacttatcctctgcaccggaggtaattctgggtcttctttttcctgtgacggtcctcatgagagccagtttcatcatagcgcttgatggtttttgcgactgcacttgaagaaactttcaaagttcttgaaattttccggattgactcaccttcatgtattaaagtaattatggactgttgtttctctttgcttatttgagctgttcttgccataatatggacttggccttttaccaaatagggctatcttctgtataccatccctaccttgtcacaacacaactgattggctcaaatgcattaagaaggaaataaattccacaaattaacttttatcaacctgttaattgaaatgcattccagggtactacctcatgaagcttgttgagagaatgccaggattgtgcaacgctgtcatcaaggcaaggggtggctactttgaagaatctgaaatataaaatatttagatttgtttaccaaatatttggttactacatgattccatatgtgttatttcatagttttgatttcttcactattattctacaatgaagaaaatagttaaaataaagaaaaacccttgaatgagtaggtgtttccaagcttttgactggtactgtatactgaacaaaaatataaaagcaacatgtgaagtgttggtcccatgtttcatgagctgaaataaaagatcccagaaatgttccatacgtacaaaatgcttatttctcagaaattgtgtgcacaaatgtgtttacatccctgtaagttagcatttccCCCTTTGCATGATCATCCgtgcacctgacaggtgtggcatgtcaagaagctgattaaacagcatgatcattacacaggtgcacctgtttttgtcacacaacacaatgccacagatgtctcaagttttgagagaatgtgcatgctgactgcaggaatgtccaccagagctgttgccagagaatttaatgttcattacTCAAAAATgtggcagtacgtctaaccggccttacaaccgcagaccacgtgtaaccacaccagtccaggacctccacatccggcttctttacctgcaggatcgtctgatgGGGAGAGGTGCttaggagtatttatgtctgtaataaagctattttgtggggaaaaacgtaTTCTGTTTAGCTGGGCACAGGGTCCCCATTGGGTAGGCTTGGCTCCCAAGTGGATAGGTCTATGCCCTCCCAAGCCCACCTGTGGCTACGCCTCATGAAATCCATAGGGCCtaccaaatgtatttatattgacTAATTTCATTATGTGAAATGTAACTCAgtacaatctttgaaattgttgtatgttgtgtttatatttttgttcagtataaatactgTTAGGTGCTCCTAACTTTTTAAAGTTGAGAGCACCAGTGCTACCACTTTAAAACGTAAATGTGGAGCCCTGAATGAAATACAGTACCTTAGCCTACACAAGAAAACATGTATGCTTCTGCTTTTAAAAGCTGATTCAGTGAGTTGTTACAATGTTCAGTTTATCACAAATGATGAATTCTACTCACTATAATATGTATTTGCTTGAACAGAACCACACATAGGGCCTAACTTTGTCTATTATCTGGCTATAACTTGGGCAAAGTTTATTATGAGAGTGGCCTTGGCTTTATCTGTTGAGGGTGTGTATTTCTATCTGTGTCATAAAACGTGTTGTGTTGTGAGCAACTTAAACGGAAGGACTCGATGAAGGGACACTTCCTGCGAGTGTTGGGGACCGGCAGGAAGATGGATCCAGCATGGCCAGACGGAACGGAGACGCTACCCAGATACAATTAGAGGACGAGAAGGATGACGGTTTCTGGAGTGGAGGAATATTGAAGGTGGACTGAACTTGAAAATGGAACAAAAAGGGCTAAAGTTGTAAATGAGTGTAGGTTTTCGGTTGGAATACAATTCACTAACAATTATGCTTTTTTTGGGGAGAAGTGGTTTTGTTTTGATTTCTTGTGTGTGGAAAGAGCAGAAGGAAAAGGCATTAAGGCTCTACAAACTATCGACGTTTGAAGTGGAGTTTATATTTTTGGAGCAGAGCCCCGTTAAAAGGTGTCATCGCAGGTGTCGCGTTGGATGTTGAGGCCTTGTGGTTTATGAAGGAACATATCAGGAGTTGTTGGAGCACGCTGTCTGAACCGTGTAGTGGATGGAAGAAAAGAGGAAAGCCTGTCGGTATTATTGATGTTTGACGAAGAATATCTCCCTTCACATGTGAAGCTGGGATATGTGAGATATGCAGTGAGCGCTTTCGTGGCCAAGCCATGTTTTGCCGGAATTGCAAAATTGTTGAAGGAATGTTGTTGAAGAACCTGAGGATGTCCGGTGTTGCAATTGTGCTGGAAATCACGTTCCCAATTCCTCTGAGTGCCTGGTTAGGGTAAAGGAGTTTAAAATAGCAAGGGTCAGGGCTGTACAGCAGGTCTCCTACGTGGAGGCATGTGAAATAGTTGAAGGAGCGAGTGGAGCTGATGATATGGCAGTGGACGCCCCGCAGCCTTTGGAGATTCAGAGTGTCGTTCAAACAGTTGAGGGAAGCTGATATGCTGAGCGTGAAGAAGGTGGATTTTGTGGCATTTGTTGCGCATGTGATTAATTGTACTGCCCAACTGAACAAGAAGTCCACGAAACTGGTCATAATTGTATCTACGGCTGAAAAGTTATTGGGTCTCCAGTACAAGGAATACTGTCCAAAAATGCTCTTCCTTCTCTGGTCCCATAGCCTGTGTGGATCAGAGTTGACATTTTAACCTGACTAAAGAAGAACATTGATTTTGTTTCTTTGTCTTTTGTTAATTATTTGGAATCAATATTAGTGTTGTCTAAAATCTCGTACACTACCCTGTACAGTGACGGCATGCACCTCTAACGTATGTTTGCGGACCACCATAataccagagaagaagaagaggaagaacaaGAAAAGCAACTTGAGCAACAAGATTTTTGCTCATGCTCAGTGAGCAAGTATTTTGACATGTTCTTCCTCTATcagttgaacacacacacacagcaaaccaATAAGCTGCATTCTCATCCCCTCCACACGCAGATACAGATAGATATCACACTATGACTCTTGTTCCCAGCCTAACAAGCAAGGATAAACAACAGGTTATTGGCAGAACACTTGACTGATGGTAAGTTTTCATTTCAGTTTGTGGAGAAAGTCTGATACTCTTTGGGGAAGTAGTTGTTTTTTATGGTGCTTTGTAGCCTATTTGATCTCTTATTGATATCAGGAGTGATAACATCAAATCTAAACTTTGGCTCTCTGCTCATCAGTATACCATTTGACCATGGATTTCATGTGTTTCAATTTCTGTAGCCTATATGTATCTTCTAACATTTATTGTGATCATCATAGTGTGTATATCTTAGTGCGACATGCGTCACTTAATTGTAATTAGTTCCAGGTGCTGCCTATGAGTGTGGGGCGGTATTTTGTGTATAAATGCCCGAGTTAAAGCTTTTTGAGTCGATGCGACATGGCGGCAAGTTCAACATACAAGAACCATTTGAACAGCTTGCTACTACAGCGGGTGAAGGAGTGGAAAGAGCATGGAGATATGGACATTATTGGAAAGAGGGGAAGAAGGAAAGGATCTAAGGGTAGAGAGAAGCGGTGTGGTGGGGAAGATTGGTGTCTAGTACAAAAAAAACATACGCGGTAGCTCAAAAGTTTAACCCGGCGAGAGCGAGGATGAATTACCTGCGGTGGCAGGTGCGGTGAAACCGCGGAGTTCGAGCCTCATCCCAATGATGATAAAGATGATTCCGGCACAGTCGGAGTGAGATTTTTTGGAAAGAATGGATCCTTGTCTACTGGTTGATCCATATGTGGTGTCAGGTTGGGTGACTGCGCCCTGCTCTCCGGAGCAGGGCGCAGTTGAAAGGAGGGATAACTGGGGTGGCGTTAAGTGTTAAGGAGGATCAACTGAAATTGAAGATTCCCGGTGTCTGTGATGCCCGCCATTTGGTGTGATGCAGACCTGGTGGAGAGCGTGGTAAAACAGAAAAGACACTGTCTGTCCTGCTGAGTTTTGATGCAGAGTCTACCCGACAAGGTCAAGTTGGGATGTGTCAGTTATTCCATGAGAGCTTTTGTCCTGAACCCATTATggtgttttaggtgccaagcttatggtcatgttgTAGCAGTGTGTAAGAGGGAGATttctagatgtgagaagtgtgcaagagggcatgagacaaagaaATGTGTAGTGTCAATTGAATAAGTTGTGTGTTAACCCATGGTACTGGACATCAGAGGTGTCCGGTGAGAGAAAAGCAGGTTGAGGTGGCCATTATCAGAGTATTACAGaaggtgtcatatgctgaggcagtgaagaaagtagtaGAAGAAGATGGGTGAGGGATCCTAAGAGGTTCCCTGTGAGTAGGCCAAGACCAgtagagagtgataggaataatatgtgcttcagtaaggttggtttCTTAGCGTTCATAGCCATGGTTAccaactgtaccgcagaaattGAACATAAATGGCAGAAAATAGATATCggggtggcagctgcagagaagacTTGGGTGTACGAGATTTTACTGAAGAAGAGTTGCAAGGTGTGTTGAACGATAGTATCCCGTCTTCCCAGGCTGCGGGCCTGGTGAAGGATCGGATAGGGACAAATAGTGGAATAGTGGTGcagttttaatgggtgtagggttagttggtagggcaatttttcttcattttttaccGTCCTTTTTCCTTTCCCTTTTTGTGTCACTAAGTGTAATGAATTCACACTCCAAAACATTAGGCggaaaccagtggaggctgctaaggggaggacggctcataataatggctggaacgaagcgaatggaatggcatcaaacacatggaaaccatgtgtttgctgtatttgataccattccacctactctgctccagccattaccacgagcctatcctccccaattaaggtgccaccaacctcctgtggcagAAACACAGGGCTAGATAAGAGAAATATACATATGAATAGGGAGGCTGTGACCGGCCTCACACCCCAGTgcagtaggtggcggtgtatgcacCTTTCAGTTGGTTGCGATCCGCCAATTCAAATTTTTAAAAAGAAGAGTTCAGCTGATCTGTCTACGAGCTACAGGTTTGTGTGCTCTTGGAGGTCAAGAGTGGGGACAGTGTGGCCTAATCCAAATCCGTTGTAAGTGTTCTTGCGCCATGAGTCCCCATATCCCTCCAGATCCGCTCTCCGTCTTCCTGAGAACGCCTTCCTCAACTACGCACTTTAATTGTTGTTGAAATCTGATATTGAATCTAACTATTGGATATGTTGTTTTACAAGCGGTAGCGCTGAAGATCATGTTTAATATGTGCAGAGCGCTGTGATTATTGCTAGTTGATTATTAATGGTGATATTGAGAGAATGGCTGCTTGCTACtacagaaaataaaaaataaacttgcTGCTACAGAAAAAAAAGCTTTCTATTGCAATATGTCTTATCATTTCCATGCTCCACCCCTGACGTGAAGAACCTGTGTTTTGTTCATGTTTAGTAGTATTTAGTATTTATCCGAGGACCTCACCGTGTCAAACAAGGTGGCGTAGCGGCTGCAACCTACAACTCTACATTACTTGTTAatgtgttcatcattaatcttttTGTATGACCATACTAGGTTATTATGTGGTGTCTGCTTGGTTGCTAAATGTATCTTACCATCAGTTATGTGTGTTAATCGCTGCAATTTCCTCCATCGCAGCTATATGAATTGACCAGTTTCCCTAAAAGGACGTCGTATGTGACCTAACATCCCTATCCGTAAGGGTTGTGTCACCGCAGCACGGTGTTGTCATCATCCTTATCAAATCAAActggatttgtcacatgcgctaaatacaacaggtgtagaccttactgtgaaacacttacttacaagcccttaaccaataatgcagttttaagaaaatagagtcatgaaaatatttactaaataaacaaatataaaaaaatatatacaatctTTCCCATCTCATTTCCTGTGCCTAAGCACTCCTTCCTGACTTTCTACTGTCATGCTGCTCTCGTTCTGTCTGGATATTATAGTCAGACCGCATGATTATGAGTCAGTTTATTGTATTGGCATGATGCATAGATCATGCATAGGACTATTTAAATCCACACGGGGAAAAACGCAAGTCTCTTGTCTATTGTGGAACCCAGGTCAGCAGGTCACATTCCAACACACAGTTGATCCTTTTCTCAAACGCCAGCCTGAGAGGCTTGTAGGAAGTCATCAAAAAAGGCAGTGACTTTGTCATCTGCTATAGAATCACACAGTGttcacaaaatgtcatcactACAACAGTGGATAATCAGTGTGTCCTTGTACCTCCAATCTGGTGTCAATCACTATCAACAGATATGAGAATAATCCATAACATTTTAGCATCAAGTCTAGGGACCATCAATCCACACCTTGAGTGGCACAAACAGAACACTGGAAATTGTATATTACAGAAACTCAAATATGCTAAACATTGTGTCGATCACTCTAAACTAAATATGAACTTTAGTCATATTACATTTCCCTATTACTATGTGTGGTGAAAGACTAAATATCATTAGTCCTGCCTTTTTCTGTTCTGTTCATTTTTTGGGGTGATTGTAACATTGATGAGTCATATAATGTCACATTCAGAGTCACAAACTAGAAACTGAACTGACCCCATTCCAATGTCTAGATTCTCTCTATTTTGTAAGGCAGGGATGGACAACTGGCGGGGGGGGGGCTCAGTCGGGGTCTCagcttactgttgagagttagagtaatagaatacacaaggtccaatttcaaaatttggttgtgcatcagcagtcacttAATTAGCCCATGTCATCTAAATATTTTTAGAGtggtaagttagtctagtggccagctatctaaactcgTAGTAAGCATGGTTGATATACCAACTGGGgtggggcccattgatcatcagttatcatattGAAAACGGCACCCCcctattgcaaaatgtgtagaattgcaggacagTAGCTGTAAAACTGCTAATTTTTCACTCTGCCCCTTGGGAAAATGAGTAGAACTGCATGATATTAGTTATAAAACTAACTGCAAAATccaccggacagctgatgaaactgtgagtttgcacaaccaaagaatttctacaccaactgtcagaaaccgtctcagggaatcTTATTTGTGTGCTCgtagtcctcaccagggtcttgacctaacTGCAATTCGGCGTCagaaccgacttcagtgggcaaatactcaccttcgatggtacgctggagaagtgcgctcttcacagatgaatcccggtttcaacagtactgggcagatggcagacagcgtatggcgtcgtgtgggcgagtggtttgctgatgtcaatgttgtgaacagagtgccccatggtggcggtggggttatggtatgggcaggcataaactatggacaatgaacacaattgcattttatttatGCCAATCTGAATGCACAtagatactgtgacaagatcctgaggcccattgtcgtgccattcatccgccgacaTCACCTCATGGTTCCTCATAATAaggcacagccccatgtcgcaattcctggaagctaaaaatgtcccacttcttccatggcctgcatactctccagacatgtcacccattgagcaagtttgggatgctctggatagacgtgtatgacagcgcgttccagtttccgccaatatccagcaacttcgcacagccattgaagaggagtgggacaacgttccacaggccacaatcaacagcctgatcaactctatgtgaaggaagtGTGTCGCactacatgaggcaaatggtggtcacatcagatactgactggttttctgatccacgcccctactttgtgaccaacagattcatatctgtattcccactcGTGAAATCCATTGATAAGgccctaatacatttatttcaattgactgatttccttatatgaactgtaactcagtaaaatctttgaaatttttgcatgttgcgttcatatttttgttcagtgtagatataaTGACGAGCTGCTTGTGCcaccgccctaacaatgggatcCATTGCCCAAAGAGCGGAACGGTGGACTGTCAAGATCCCGTCTATTCCTCTCTTtagattggtggatacatcttattttaatactttttaaaatatttgatGAGGAGTGTTGACGTCAACCACCTGTATTCAGTGGAGAGTGAGATGCATAGACCGTCTAACATTTCAACAGGGACAACTCCGATACAAAGTGCTTTTGCTCAAAGTTCCCGGGATATGTGTCACACACATcacacttatatcagtacactcgtaacaacctaagcattacaaaacttctattagatcaaatTAGCCTTAGGTATCAAAATAGCAATATATTTTTATCTTGACTAAATTCGACACTCTCATTGCCCCCCCGTACAAAAACTCCTCACTTGCTTAATAAATAACGATCTGCTTAATGTGGACAGATTTTTGGAGGAGTAAACCCTCTCGCTTCGACTCTTCCTCTCTGCTTTAGGTAGGCCTAGACCAGAGTTGTATACTAtgaagcaagctagatctactcagggttttctaaagtTAGTCAGCTTAAATTAGCTTCACATTTCAGCTCGGGTTTCATCTGTCCTATGATGGAGGATATTGCTCATCCGCCTGGCGCTTACTCTAGCCTCTACAGGATCAGTGTGCCCCcccgcgggatggttgagctaacgtacgctaatgtgattagcatgacgttgtaagtaacaagaacatttcccaggacatagtagacatatctgatatgggcagaatgcttaaattcttgttaatctaactgcactgtccagtttacagtagctattacagtgaaagaatactatgctattgtttgaggagagtgcacagttatgaacttgaaaatgtatcaataaaccaattaggcacatttgggcagacttgatacaacattttgaacaataATGCAATGGatcattgaatcagtctaaaacgttgcacatacactgctgccttcTAGTGGACAAAATGTAAATTGCGCCTAGAGTCCTaagcctttctcttgcatttcaatgatggaacaaaacaaaagataaatgtttctttgcattatcttttaccagatctaatgtgttatattatcctgcattaatatcacatttccacaaacttcaaagtgtttcctttcaaacagtacaagaaaatgcatatccttgcttcagggcctgagctacaggcagttagatttgggtatttccttttaggcgaaaattgaaaaaaaaggtttGTAGGCTAGTAACTGCCCATgctgagacaatgctgaaacatcaatccatgtgCGACTCCGTGCCACATTTCCATTTGTGccgaaatcaaaatgaaagacAAGTTTAGGGAAATTCAGCAATGGTGTTAAATTGGGTTTTTGAAGtgcagtttttattttattactgATATTCAATGCCGTCTTCGGTGTGCTTATCCCCCACTCCtatcaataaaataataatatttccATACAAAAGTGTTACTGTGTGTGGAGGTTCAAATGCACTCTGTCATATTTAAATGTGTGATAGGTATTTTAACATAAAAAAAAGcttttacaaacaaaaaaacattgagttaataaagtatTGAATCAGTCATCTTCCTCAAACGATGGCGATGTAATCTTTGCTTGGtggagggaatctgatttcattggtcccCAACTTGTGGCTCAGACTCTTCATTCGGGATAAATAGAGTTAGCCCGCcctggagcaggttagttctgaaggattcgttgccatagaaatgtacctggctaaaaggtgagccactttcgtGGTACTGGTTATCCCGAGTTGAACTCGAGAGTGGACCAACGTTATCTCGGTAAAAATTCTTTGCACGATCAATCAGCCATCTGCAGTGGCAATACCGCGTTTACTGCGATGCGGCCTCCACAGATGTCAGAGCAAACATACTTTTTACGCTTCGCAGAGCTGCTGTGAAAGAAGTTgccaaggaagtgagtttgtgtttatacaggacctcacgccccccacctaccgtcaaaaCAATTATGTCAACGCGGAGTTATACAGAGCACTTCGCGTTGTTACAACATTTGAGAGGCACACAGCAATGTTGTATGGAGGTAGATTTGGCCTCCAGAGGTTCCGCGAATTgtgtcacaccctccatacgaaTCCTCAGACCAAATGTTCAGATCAAGCATACATTGGCTTTAACTCTTCAACCCTGATTTGTAGTATAGGGCTCTGGCCTAAACCATCCATCTCAAGCCAAGCCAAACAAAACAGACTTGAGGCAACAATCCCGGtgcaagaaacatgagcaaagcAATGTATCTTAAGTTATTGGCCTCAAaaggcacaaaaaaaaaaaaaaagcgttCCTGTTTTACagccaaatgtatttttgttcactctccacacagacacaaatgTCACTCTTATCTCTTTAATGAAAGCAAAATGGTGTCCCTTGTACCTTATGACATTGTTTGAAGTTGTTTATTGAACTATCACATAGACAAGACCAAATGGAAAACAGTAGACTAGCCTATGTTAAGTGTTTTTGCAAAATATTCTAAAACTGTTTTCATCTTCTTCTTTTTTCTTGCAGATATGGAACATTCAAACACGTTCCTGTAACTGTCATTCATCATTGGCAACAATGAGTGGAGCACGTGACTCGTGTTACTTTGTAGCACAGTGCGAATTGTTTCAAATGTGATACATCTTGGAAGGTGTGACTTGCGCGCTACTACTACCGTGTACAGAATGGGCCAAACGTGCTGTGCTCTCTCGTACTCCACCGCCGCTCCAGGCAAAGCGAAGTGGAAACCAACCGAAACATCCAAACGACTCCCTATCCGCAGATGTACCAGTGAGGAGCGAAGGTGTGACCGGTTTTACAGGAATCGGAGGAAAACGAAGCAGTTGCCTTCGCCAAGCACAGGTCAACCAGAGGTAGGGCTGGTAATCGGATCTGGAAATTCGGAAACCCTTCGTGGTCACGGACGGGGGAAGTTGTTGAGAGGCCAGACTCAGTCGGGGGTAGTGGACCACACCACCCCGGTCGCCGAATATCCATCTGGAATTAATTATGAACATATACAGGCTCTCGACTGTGACGCTGTGAGCAAGGGAGCGGTCGACTCGTCCTTCGATGCGACGGGCTTGGAAACACGGGCCAGAGGATTCGACAGAACCCGCTGCGCAGTTACGCAGCGCAGCGGCCCAGAAACAACGGGAGAAGACCATGTCTGGAAAGCCCCGGCTAGGGCCATGGAAAACCAGCCATTCGGATTTGATAAACAGGGTGGGGTTGCCTCGGAGGTCAGGGGGGTATCGGGGGCTGTACAACCGGATGGTTCAGTCCATTGGCGCACATCTGACAAGGAGAATTTAAGACGGACCCTGGCATCACTGAGCTTGCGTTTGGACGAACCTCTCACAAACGGCGTGTCAGAACCGATCGGGTATGATATACCCCACACAGAGGTAGAAATGACCAAATCTAACTTTCTCACTGCTTCCCGTGAGCCCGAAGCTGTCAGGAAAAATGATCAAAACAGTTGTTCATTTGAGTCGGGGAACCAGGAGGACCCGTCGACCAACTCTCCAACCCAGCCACACGGACAGGTCCAAAGTCCACTAGGTAGCCAAAGTTTCCCCGGTACTATCCCAAAGCTTATTATAACCCGAGATCTAAGCCCCAGTCGGACCCAGGAAACACTAGATCCAAGGACCATGGGACTCGGAGTCGGTGGATCATCGCTGGGCCCACACGCCGATGAGTCCCCATGCTCGGACAGTGGCTGCGGAGGCTCCCCGGCGCTAATGCGCTTTCACAGAAAGCTCTCCAACTCGTCCTCCGCCGGCTGCTTGTCCTCCGCCTCGTCCTTTGAGGAGTCCGAGGATGACTTCACCGGCAGCGACATCGAGCCCAGCCTGTCCCCAGTCATATGCAACACGCTGGGCAGCCCAGACGAAGGCTCGGGGGTAAGtgtgccatatatatatatatttttactgtgCGATAAATGTGGTGGAGGTCTGCTGACTAGAGGTTTATCATCTGTATGAAGTtgcatacaaaaacacacagtaGTATTATGTTACTCCTTTGCTATAATCGGTCCTAAATGTTGTCTAGAATTGCCAAAGATgggcatatacacacacacacaggcctattTACTTTctgtacataaataaataaagagcGTTGCACACTCTCTATATAAACTCCGGGTGATTTATTGTATAGCTTTCAGTTTATTCacagttttatttttattttttatttatttcacctttatttaaccaggtaggcaagttgagaacaagttctcatttacaattgcgacctggccaagataaagcaaagcagttc from Salmo trutta chromosome 26, fSalTru1.1, whole genome shotgun sequence includes the following:
- the LOC115162954 gene encoding inositol-trisphosphate 3-kinase A isoform X1 translates to MGQTCCALSYSTAAPGKAKWKPTETSKRLPIRRCTSEERRCDRFYRNRRKTKQLPSPSTGQPEVGLVIGSGNSETLRGHGRGKLLRGQTQSGVVDHTTPVAEYPSGINYEHIQALDCDAVSKGAVDSSFDATGLETRARGFDRTRCAVTQRSGPETTGEDHVWKAPARAMENQPFGFDKQGGVASEVRGVSGAVQPDGSVHWRTSDKENLRRTLASLSLRLDEPLTNGVSEPIGYDIPHTEVEMTKSNFLTASREPEAVRKNDQNSCSFESGNQEDPSTNSPTQPHGQVQSPLGSQSFPGTIPKLIITRDLSPSRTQETLDPRTMGLGVGGSSLGPHADESPCSDSGCGGSPALMRFHRKLSNSSSAGCLSSASSFEESEDDFTGSDIEPSLSPVICNTLGSPDEGSGTKQWQKLKTMVHWSPFVVSFKKRYPWVQLAGHAGNFHAGEYGRLLKRYCECEQLCLSKLMGDTLRPYVPGYYGVVQRDEQDYNLMDDLLADFDSPSIMDCKMGSRTYLEEELLKAREHPRLRRDMYEKMVAVDPGAPTDQERAQQGILKPRYMQWRETLSSTATLGFRIEGIKRADGTCNTNFKKTKHREQVMQALGDFVDGNIQILKLYLQRLKELRSVLEKSQFFRTHEVVGSSLLFVHDASGQARVWMIDFGKTVPLPDLLTLDHRTPWMEGNHEDGYLWGLDNLIDILSTMLPPSP